In the Glycine max cultivar Williams 82 chromosome 6, Glycine_max_v4.0, whole genome shotgun sequence genome, AGATTGATCCGGCAATGGAGAGAAACGAAAAAGCAAAGCGCGAATGAGAGAGAAAGGGGACCGAATTACGAAAGTGTACCTTCGTCGTCGCGGTCATCGTCTTTCTTCACAAGCGGCTGAGCCATCACCAATCACCGGTGAATCACTGAGATGAGATTTCTGTTCAAGTTTGTAAATGAATAATCAGTGCTGAAGAAGGAAAATGCTGCTCTCTTTAAACGCACCAGTTGCTAATGCTTTGTACTCTTCTAGGATGCAGATCCAGTTACAAAGGGCGATACATTTTTCaggttcaaattaaaatttaatcacaattaatttaaatatttttttcatttaaaatttctttactCTATCTTtcaatataatcattcaaaaaaatgtgtaaatatttttttatactctttttaatttcatacTCAATCAGTGTATTTTTGCAAATAATGGCTTATTTAAAGATAGTATTTTTGGTAGTTATTTAAAACAGTAAATGTAATTTATGTATTACCAATACAACTTCTTCActtcataaataatattttgtttttaaaacgaGTATCACTTaactcaaaatatatattaatttagctGCACTTTTCTTTAATTCTACATGTTAGTATTATATAATGTTAAGATTAGTTTATTATGTCAATAAATCGGATTCATCCAATCTTGTCTCAAAAGTTATGGAGTTTTGATTAGGTTAGATTTGAATTTACAAAATTGactctaacaaaattttaggttGGATAAAGAGATAGATTAACCTGTCCTACAATCACCTACAAGAGGATGgatatatgataataataataataatgactaACCCCTAGCTATTAATTACCTGACTCATTCTTGGGCGCCTCTTTGCTAAGTGCCTAACGCTAACAACAGCACTAGCTGCACCATAGAAGCCATTTGCTACTTGTTGTAATTATCTTCTGAACGTGATTGTAATAtttctgattttttatttgttatcgaTTCTCATGTTATAATATTTCATGTAATGATACttcatttttaatatctttgtTAATTAGAATTTTTCACAGAATCttttataagtaattttttttaaaactttgaagattaattttatttactttcaaatcaataaaattcttaagtgataaattatcaaaaaataaatatattttattagtattattaataccaattaatttttaaatttcttcagTTGTACAGTCTTATAATCTTATGCTTACATAACATTTGAATCTCCTTCATTATCATATGATTTCATTAGAATGTTATCACATGCAACAATTAAGAAGATAAGacaatatatattatagttAAGATTTTATTAACCAATACCCtaatgatattaattaagaaatttaaaaaagtacttaacgtaaaaatcataaaaaaaatacaaaaaaaattaggaacaatataattttttgtcttctaatacaaatttttttagtttcttaaaaataatgtcCTTAAAGTATTAATTAGCATTATCCTATATTGCGTTATCTTTTTGTATGATAGATGGGATGGATTAATTAATAGTTAGTATGAAAAGCATTCATTAACCGAAAGAATGttcaaattaaacatggaaagtTTTGggggaattaattaattaattaatatgcatACCCAGTCGACTTCATATTCCCCAGTGTTGTCCACTGGGCGCCAACCTGTTACGAGCTCCAAAAGCATAATACCGAATGAGAACATATCAGATTTGTCAGTTAGCTTACCACTCGATGCATACTCTGGAGCCATGTTCCTAAATTATCTGAATTATTTATAGACTAAGTGGTTAGACTAAATTGACACTATTTCATTGCTTCAAAGTTGAAATAAGCATATAAACAAACTCAAGTATATATAGGTTTGGTTTACAGTTTTCTTACCCGAATGTTCCCATTATACGAGTAGAAATATTAGATTTAGTGTCTTAACTAAACTTTACCAACCCATAATCTGCCGCCTGAATGGATAGAAGAAATTGTTAATCAAGTATCGAGACTATCGAATCAGGGGAAATTCGATATAAATACGTACTTTGGCTTCAAAGTTGTTTTCAAGTAGAATGTTTGCACCCTATATGTCTCGGTGAAGGATACGAGGGTGACCTAGTTAATGTTCGAGAtcataaaaagttattaatGTTTACTTCATCGTTAATCAACACATTAAAGCAGTGTTATCAGATTTTCCACCTAATATAACCAACATTGATAGAATACGTAcatcttattttgtttttataaattatctataCAAGCACAGACACAAGTATTCCAACTAGTTATATTATAtagttccaaaaaaaaaaggtaaacatACCATTTTCATATTATTCATTGGATGCATAACACACAAACTTTATTAATAAGTCACACTATTGATTGAGATGGCATTCACTTAAACTATTCATCATAAGTAGAGATATTTGGCCTAGGCTCAAAATCCTCTGGAGGCTTTCCCTGAGCATCAATGTTGTCATTGTCcacaactttcttttttttctttgcatcaACACCATTGTTACCATAAGCTGAAATGTTAGGTCTTGATTCAAAATCttttgtgactttcttttttgCCTCTTCATCAACATTGTTGCCACCATAAGCTGAAACATTAGGTCTTGGTTCAAAatctttcatgatttttttctttttctctgcaCCAACATTATTGTCACCATAAGCTGAAACGTTAGGTCTTGGTTCAAAATCTTTCatgacttttttcttttcttttgcacTAACATTATTGTCACCATAAGCTGAAACGTTAGGTCTTGGTTTAAAATCTTTCatgacttttttcttttcctttgtattaacatcatcatcaccatAAGTTGAAACTTTAGGTATTGGCTCAAAATCTttcatgattttcttttcttccactgCTTCAATGTCATTGTCATTGTAAGATGAAACATTGGGTCTTGGATCAAAATCTTTCGTGACACTTTTCTTTGGCTTAGCATCAACATCATTGCCACCATAAGCTGAAACATTGGGTCTTGGTTCAAAATCTTTcatgacatttttctttggctTAGCATCAACATCATTGCCACCATAAGCTGAAACATTGGGTCTTGGTTCAAAATCTTTcatgacatttttctttggcttaacatcaacatcattgTCACCATAAGCTGAAACATTGGGTCTTGGTTCAAAGTCTTTcatgacatttttctttggctTAGCATCAACATCATTGTCACCATAAGCTGAAACATTGGGTCTTGGTTCAAAGTCTTTgatgacatttttctttggctTAGCATCAACATCATTGTCACCATAAGCTGAAACATTAGGTCTTGGTTCAAAGTTTTTTAcaactttattttcttccttaGCATAAATGTCATCATTTCTGTAAATTGGAACACTTGATATTGGTTCAAAATCTTCTAATATGGTGGTGTGAGTATTCTTAACGAGAGATTTTTCGCAATCATGTTTAGAACCTTCAAGAATTTGTTCCTTGGTTTTGAGAATCTTTTCAGATTGGATCTCAAAGTTTTGGTTGAGGAGAGCCTTAAATTTTTTCGGCATCTGATGATCTCTCGTGTTCATTTTCCAATATTTTCCTCCATCTTTTCTTGATTCCCCAATCGCTACAAACTTTTTcacaaaatatgaaaagaaaacagaaataaaagaaatcattACCTGAATGCAATTTATATTATGTTACTatcttaataataaataaataaaatttgtatcaCTCTCCTTACTCAAAAACACATATTACTATTTAAAAGACCTATATATTTCACATAAGAGTTTTTAAATATGTCATATATCCAAATAGATTAATCAATTAACGTGGCAATATGAAAAAATTCTATCTCAAACAAACTAAAcaattatgaaaacaaaaatcactATTATTTAAGGCATGAGGCAAGGCAGAAATATGTATGTTATACATTATTAGAGTaagtttaacttattttatatgatataaatttatttttaagatctAATATGATCTTtatggtaatttatttaaaagtatattttgtaaCAAGGACTTTAAATAGGTAtaaattttctgtaaaaaaaatataattttatcttttaataagtTTATAGATTTAACTCTGTATGTATGTCAACATGCTTAATAtttacaaatgaaaataaatacataattttaatacattaaaaagattaatacaataataatactaacaaaaattaatatttatatttcttaaataaGACAACCTGATAGGactaaaatattctttaaataatctaaaatctaactttttaactaaatattttttttataaaaaaaacttgatctaatttttatcttaaaatagtCTGGTCTAGCTTAGCCTAAGATAAGTTAGACTACAATCCCCATCACAGGGCCTGATCTATTTGTACCTActgataatttcaaattttaatccaaTATATTACAAATGTAGATCACACAATATTCCAATAAAAAGAATGTACCCAAAAAAATTCCAATAaatagaggtaaaaaaataaataatcgcATGTTTAAATTTCTGTTAACAGTCTCTAAATAGTGATTCCgagataaattataagaaaggcCAAAACATAGGTCAAGACTTTCCTAAAAAAGAAATCTATAGTATAATTTAAGAGGAGGATTAGCGTCAtactctttatttgtttttattggtgatttaaattaattgaaaactataaaattaagagTATAAGACccataaaattttatgattttcaatacattttaactaataaaaaaaatatatccataAAAGTGTGTTACTATCGTTTTTCATAATTTCAATACATAAATTTTGTATCCCAAAGGTATAggcaaggaaaaaaataatattaaaaataactttgggACAGCATGAAATTAAATCAGCGTATCAgagaataaacaaaataattctgattttttttcacgtttaatttttacattcatcttacttttatcttctttttatttcGTACCATACCATTCATCATATTTTCTacgttcctttttattttttccttccaaTCTCTCTCTTATTCCTTGAAGTGTACGTATACTTCGGTCACGTATgtgtgaaaatattatttttctaacaaaAGATATTAATGTATGATATATAGGCGGTAAAAAGATTTGGATCCTTTTCTGATTTTCAGTAACAAGACATGatcgttttcttttctttttaagcaAGACATGATcgtgttaaagaaaaaagacgcaagaaaagaaaaatataaccaATAAATCGTACCATTCGTCATAATGTAGTCATTTttgtgtgcttttttttttttctctctccaagGAAACCATCTTATTACAAGAGAATCTGCCTATATATTTTAACATCTGTCAAATACTCATACCTATTTACGGGGACTTTTAGATgggctaaaaattaaaataaaaccataACAAGCAATCAATTAATGGTAAGGTATGAGATAACAACTATGAACTAATTGAACCAACGAAAACATACCAGGAAGAGAAGAGGAAG is a window encoding:
- the LOC100527571 gene encoding uncharacterized protein LOC100527571 precursor, with the translated sequence MRRALALLPLLFLFVAIGESRKDGGKYWKMNTRDHQMPKKFKALLNQNFEIQSEKILKTKEQILEGSKHDCEKSLVKNTHTTILEDFEPISSVPIYRNDDIYAKEENKVVKNFEPRPNVSAYGDNDVDAKPKKNVIKDFEPRPNVSAYGDNDVDAKPKKNVMKDFEPRPNVSAYGDNDVDVKPKKNVMKDFEPRPNVSAYGGNDVDAKPKKNVMKDFEPRPNVSAYGGNDVDAKPKKSVTKDFDPRPNVSSYNDNDIEAVEEKKIMKDFEPIPKVSTYGDDDVNTKEKKKVMKDFKPRPNVSAYGDNNVSAKEKKKVMKDFEPRPNVSAYGDNNVGAEKKKKIMKDFEPRPNVSAYGGNNVDEEAKKKVTKDFESRPNISAYGNNGVDAKKKKKVVDNDNIDAQGKPPEDFEPRPNISTYDE